aattgttgAAGCTATGTAAATGCAAATTCACTAAATTGTTTTGTCCACTTTTGCATAGGTTTAACAttctctaaataaatatttcttttaaagaatattttaaaataaacttaactaCCTCTACAATATAActttaaagaatgaaagaagtttgcatgaatataaaaataaagcatgctCTGTTTCTGGATAAAAACACTGGATATGTAAAGATGTATATCAACactcaatatataattttaatgtaatttcaatCAAAGCACCAACAAGTCAAACACAAATACAAACAATCAAATAAAACACTAACAAGttcatttagaaaaggaaaagtatatgtataaaatagtccAAAACATGTGagaaatgaataatgaatatGACATCCAGTTGGTTATCAAGACATAACTGATTGCTATGGCAATTAAAACAATTAGACAATATGGTAATAAAAGCAATATTATAAAGgaattgaaaaatacattaataGGACAAACTATAGATTGCAAAACTAAATACCCATATTTAGAAGGGAAAGATACAACTTTCAATAAAATATGTTAGCACATTTGCCTATTCATTTGGAACAAGGTGAATTAATAATCAACTTAAGatctaaatgtttataaaaaggaaccagaaagtttttttaaaaggcagactAAAGtagcttttctctttcatctcttccttcctcttgccTGGAATACCAACAGTGCTTAGCATGAACATCTTgagaatataaagatgaaaaccacatgtcttagtcagcttgggctgctataacaagttaCCGTATTGGTTTACTTAAAcaacaaacttttatttctcatagttctggaagctaggaaatccaagatcaaggtgctggtaaATTTTGTGTGTGGTTAGACCCTGGTGtgtagacagccaccttcttgctgtgtcctcatatggctgCAAGAGAGGTCATCTCTCTTGTGTTCTTTCTCACAAGGGCACTAATTGCATTCATGAAGGCTTCAccatcatgacctaatcacctcccaaactTGCTCTGTCTCCAAACATCATCACACTATGGATTaaggcttcaacatgtgaatggaGGGTGGGGGGCAAACATTACATCCATAGCCTTATGCTGATGATCTCAGAACAGAAAGTCAGAAGGACACATGAAATTAATAACCTTCCACACTTGCCCAAAGCGGCCTACCTTCAAGCTTTCTGTTACATAAGAAAAATCACCCTTGTGAGGAAATTGATGTAGTTAGACTTCTGTTTCACATAGCCAAAAGCAATTGAATGTATAACAACATTCAGAGTTGTTATAACAACTATGAGAGAAGAACCCTATGGATGTTTtaattctttataaaatagaatatcaaaaagcagaaaaatatcttGAACAAGTgtagtttaataaaataaatgccagTGCACTAGAGTCTAATATTGTCGATAGTgggcaaaaataaacatttcaagtATCAATTATACTTTCTCAATAATTAGCCAAATCTTACCTGGTATCTGTCAGGAATTCAGCCTTCTAAGATATAGGGTATGTCATCCATGCACAGCCCTTCTTCTTTCTCACTCAGCCCCATTGAGTCACACAGAATAAATGGCCGGGTGTTGCCATCCTTCCCATCCTTAATGAAATATGTTCTGTACTGCAGAGGAAAtgaaaagtaactttaaaagttcattttctaaaaaaCTGTGAATTGAAATGAAGTCTACATGTAATGAAATTGATCAGCAAAAgacttttcaaatataattaacttgaacaaagaagcaaaggctGAGTGACCTAGAACAGACTCACCTTTTCAGATACCCCAGTTGTCTTAGACCCCACCAAGGCCTGGTTTGTTACACGGCCTCGGAAAACAAACTTCACTGCATTGAAAAAGCTAGACTTCCCAGCTCCAATTGGACCCAAAAGCAGAATTCGTATTTGGTGAACCAGGCCTCCATATGGTTCGGAAGTTCTTATAGCAGACAATAAGTTCTCCTTGAGCCTGTTTAGACAAGACAAGTTTAACAGTTGACTAAGGTTAGGTCACAAGACTCTACCATAAATTTTCCTAgaattcagtcttttttctcatatgttattatttatttttgattagtATCTTGTATAAAAAGACACGAAAATATCTTATCTCAAATCCTATTGTAAAAGAAGTAAGAGTAACAGTTTTAACTAAAGACAATCAGACATAAAACCTTTCAGATTTAAGCATATATAAACCTTGGAATAAACAGCAATTAtgttaaacatgaaaataaattatcAATAATAAACTTCAAAAACCACAACATAATATGTGACTTTTGAGGTTTATAGAAGTAGAAAATTTCTAACATGTTCTTGAAGTTCATGATAGGTATTCCCCACCTGCCAACCACCCCTGCCCTGAAGTAGTTGAAACCAGCCATAGCTGTAAGAATTCTAAGCAAAAGTGTAGACATTCAGccaaataattatttcctttcaagTATATAAAAACATTAGAAATGTCTTTCATCCACTCAgtgctatttttgttttaacattactattatgaaatattttatgattataaatataaCTTGTTCTTGGTGATCCACAAGTTACCTGCTATAATTTGCACTACGAATTTTATTGACAAAACCTATAGTAGagaggggggaccttgaagatggcagaagagtaagacgcagagatcaccttcctccccacagatacaccagaaatacatctacacgtggaacaactcctacagaacacctactgaacgctggcagaagacctcagacctcccaaaaggcaagaaactccccatgtacctgggtagggcaaaagaaaaaaagaaaaaacagagacaaaagaatagggacggcacctgcaccagtgggagggagctgtgaaggaggaaaagtttccacacgctaaaagccccttcgcaggcggagactgcgggaggcggagcggggagcttcggggccgcggaggagagcacagcaacagggctgcggagggcaaagcgcggagattcccgcacagagaatcggtgccgaccggcactcaccagcccgagaggcttgtctgctcacccgccggggcgggcggggctgcgagctgaggttCGGGTTTCGGTTTCAGactgagcgcagggagaggactggggttggcggcttgaacatagcctgaaggggttagtgcaccacggctagccgggagggagtccgggggaaagTCTTCAcatgccgaagaggcaagagactttttcttccctctttgtttcctggtgcgcgaggagaggggtttaagagcgctgcttaaaggaactccagagatgggcgcgagccgcggctaaaagcgcggaccccagagacgggcgcgagccgcggctgaaagcacggaccccagagatgggcgggagacgctggggctgctgctgccgccatcaaggggcctgtgtgcgagcacaggtcactctccacacccctcttccgcggagcctgtgcagcccgccactgccgggttcccgggatccagggacaacttccccgggagaacgcacggcgggcctcgggctggtgcggcgtcacgccagcctctgccgccgcaggcccgccccgcacgcagtgcccctccgtccctcccgccccccccacccccggcctgagtgcgccagagcccccgaatcagcggctcctttaaccccgttctgtctgagcaaaaaacagacgccctccagcgacctacacgcagaggcagggccaaatccaaagctgagcccctgagagctgtgagaacaaagaagacaaagggaaatctctcccagcagctcagaagcagcggattaaagctccacaatcaacttgatataccctcatctgtggaatacctgaatagacaaggaatgatcccaaattgaggaggtggactttaggagcaagacctatgatttttttcccttttcctctttttgtgaatgtgtatgtgtatgctcctgtgtgagatcttgtctgtatagtcttgcttccaccatttgtcctagggttctatccgtccatgttttttttttaaaaattttttaataattaattttaattttaataactttattatactttaccttctttctttctttccttccttccttccttccctcctttagacaacgaatcaccccaaattgaggaggtggtctctgacagcaagatttatgatttttccccctttacctctttttgtgagggtgtatgtgtatgcttctgtgtaagattttgtctgtatagctttgcttccaacatttgtcctaaggttctatccgtccttttttttttttctaaataagtattttttaattcaataactttattatactttattttatttttactgtatcatctttctttctgtcttttttccttctttccctccttccttccttcctgcctccctccctccctcctttctttccttcttgccttctttccttctttgcttctttctttcttccttccttccttccttccttccctcctttccttctttctttcctcatacttctactaattccctctactttttctcccttttattctgagccgtgtggatgaaaggcttttggtgctccagccaggagtcagggctctgcctctgaggtaggagagccaacttcaggacattggtcaacaagagacctcccagctccacataatatcaaacagtgaaaatctcccagagacctccatcttaacaccagcacccagcttcactcaacgaccagcaagccacagtgctggacaacctatgccaaacaactagcaaaacaggaacacaaacccacccattagcagagaggctgcctaaaatcataataaggccacagacaccccaaaacacaccaccagacgtgaacctgcccactagagagacaagatccagcctcatccaccacaacacaggcactagtcccctccaccaggaagcctacacaacccactgaaccaaccttagccactggagacagacatcaaaaacagcgggaactacgaacctgcagtctgcaaaaaggagaccccaaacacagtaagataagcaaaatgagaagacagaaaaacacacagcagataaaggagcaagataaaaatgcactagacctaacaaatgaagaggaaataggcagtctacctgaaaaagaattcagaataatgatagtaaggatgatccaaaattttggaaatagaatggacaaaatgcaagaaacagttaacaaggacctagaagaaataaagatgaaacaagcaacgatgaacaacacaataaatgaaattaaaagtactctagatgggatcaatagcagaataactgaggcagaagaacggataagtggcctggaagataaaatagtggaaataactactgcagagcagaataaagaaaaaagaatgaaaagaactgaggacaatctctgggacaacattaaacgcaccaacattcgaattataagggttccagaagaagaagagaaaaagaaagggactgagaaaatatttgaagggattatagttgaaaacttccctaatatgggaaaggaaatagttagtcaagtccaggaagcacagcgagtcccatacaggataaatccaaggagaaacatgccaagacacatattaataaaactgtcaaaaattaaatacaaagaaagcacattaaaagcagcaagggaaaaaaaccaaataacacacaagggaatccccataaggttaacagctgatctctcagcagaaaccctacaagccagagggagtggcaggacatactgaaagtgatgaaggagaaaaacctgcaaccaagactactctacccagcaaggatctcattcagatttgatggagaaattaaaacctttacagacaagcaaaagctgagagagttcagcaccaccaaaccagctttacaacaaatgctaaagaaacttctctagacaagaaacacaagagaaggaaaagacctataataacgaacccaaaacaatttagaaaataggaataggaacatacatatcgataattaccttaaatgtaaatggactaaatgctcccaccaaaagacacagattggctgaatggatacaaaaacaagacccttatatatgctgtctacaagagacccacttcagacctagagacacatacagactgaaagtaaggggatggaaaaagatattccatgcaaatggaaaccaaaagaaagctggagtagcaattctcatatcagacaaaatagactttaaagtaaggactattaaaagagacaaagaaggacactacataatgatcaagggatcgatccaagaagaagatataacaattgtaaatatttatgcacccaacataggagcacctcaatacataaggcaaatactaacagccataaaaggggaaatcgacagtaacacattcatagtaggggactttaacaccccactttcaccaatggacagatcatccaaaatgaaaataaataaggaaacacaagctttaaatgatacattaaacaagatgaacttaattgatatatataggacactccatccaaaaacaacagaatacacatttttctcaagtgctcatggaacattctccaggatagatcatatcttaggtcacaaatcaagccttggtaaatttaagaaaattgaaattgtatcaagtatcttttctgaccacaacgccatgagactagatatcaattacaggaaaagatctgtaaaaaatacaaacacatggaggctaaacaatacactacttaataacgaagtgatcactgaagaaatcaaagaggaaatcaaaaaatacctagaaacaaatgacaatggagacacaactacccaaaacctatgggatgcagcaaaagcagttctaagggggaagtttatagcaatacaagcccaccttaagaagcaggaaacatctcgaataaacaacctaaccttgcacttcaagcaattagagaaagaagaacaaaaaaaaaaaaaaaaaaaaaaaaaacccaaagctagcagaaggaaagaaatcataaagatcagatcagaaataaatgaaaaagaaatgaaggaaacaatagcaaacatcaataaaactaaaagctggttctttgagaagataaacaaaatagataaaccattagccagacttatcaagaagaaaagggagaagactcaaatcaatagaattagaaatgaaaaaggagaagtaacaactgacactgcagaaataaaaaagatcatgagagattactacaagcaactctatgccaataaaatggacaatctggaagaaatggacaaattcttagaaatgcacaacctgccaagactgaatcaggaagaaatagaaaatatgaacagaccaatcacaagcactgaaattgaaactgtgattaaaaatcttccaacaaacaaaagcccaggaccagatggcttcacaggcgaattctatcaaacatttagagaagagctaacacctatccttctcaaactcttccaaaatatagcagacggatgaacactcccaaattccttctacgaggccaccatcaccttgataccaaaaccagacaaggatgtcacaaagaaagaaaactacaggccaatatcactgatgaacatagatgcaaaaatcctcaacaaaatactggcaaacagaatccaacagcacattaaaaggatcatacaccatgatcaagtggggtttattccaggaatgcaaggattcttcaatatatgcaaatctatcaatgtgataaaccatattaaaaaattgaaggagaaaaaccatatgatcatctcaatagatgcagagaaatcttttgacaaaattcaacacccatttatgataaaaaaaccctgcagaaagtaggcatagagggaactttcctcaacataataaaggccatatatgacaagcccacagcaaacatcatcctcaatggtgaaaaactgaaagcatttccactaagaccaggaacaagacaaggttgcccactctcaccactcttattcaacatagttttggaatttttagccacagcaatcagagaagaaaaggaaataaaatgaatccaaattggaaaagaagaagtaaagctgtcactgtttgcagatgacatgatactatacatagagcatcctaaagatgctaccagaaaactactagagctaatcaatgaatttggtaaagtagcaggatacaaaattaatgcacagaaatctctggcattcctatatagtaatgatgaaaaatctcaaagtgaaatcaagaaaacactcccatttaccattgcaagaaaaagaataaaatatctaggaataaacctacctaaggacacaaaagacc
The sequence above is drawn from the Tursiops truncatus isolate mTurTru1 chromosome 1, mTurTru1.mat.Y, whole genome shotgun sequence genome and encodes:
- the LOC101337081 gene encoding LOW QUALITY PROTEIN: interferon-induced protein 44 (The sequence of the model RefSeq protein was modified relative to this genomic sequence to represent the inferred CDS: inserted 1 base in 1 codon; substituted 1 base at 1 genomic stop codon), coding for MAGFNYFRAGVVGRLKENLLSAIRTSEPYGGLVHQIRILLLGPIGAGKSSFFNAVKFVFRGRVTNQALVGSKTTGVSEKYRTYFIKDGKDGNTRPFILCDSMGLSEKEEGLCMDDIPYILEGXIPDRYQLEAVHRELGFXSSHIFVVSNYTSEWELEPVMDVLNLSALRQMLWTADDFLEDLPLEETSRCF